One window of the Trifolium pratense cultivar HEN17-A07 linkage group LG2, ARS_RC_1.1, whole genome shotgun sequence genome contains the following:
- the LOC123904116 gene encoding myosin-11 isoform X2: MSENNHVEEQIPDSDPQSNGVTESNIDTIQNQVNHVDIKDEVLGETEDGKSVEDTARDDMFVDCPDELITFDGKLKEEEAVAAENEDEKEEGESQILNQQQSQFVGLDNGVVGEVEQLRLKLENAVAEKDSVVEEYQDRLFARDREIENLNAKISQLMLSNESLQDSTEVQLEEDSDIDNVIAKMISSLATVINQEQVLDNSRSGKIVYIEESTRVLIEKYNLILSEVYQLGQSCSEVGLDIREQEYGNILTDARGGLLELKRKQDELVEKLSHLEGENQKLVEELDKERAVIGTLNAELGNVKVELEHEKVKSGNTKEKLSMAVTKGKALVQQRDSLKASLADKSSELEKSLIELQEKSAALEAAEFIKEELAQSENMVASLNNSLQQNNAIFEQVEEILSHAELDQPEMLDFPERLRWLVDDRNKLKGAFLELCKLKESLSLLDLPESVSSSDLESQMNWLIDSFSKARNDIYVLQEEISTIKEASVNYIDRLSISLLLESQEKDYLQSELTDLRFEYGEFVGKNHQNSLEKDQIVKMLVDFSGLNMEDEGIDQFSSNTSMIIDLCFKKMKGKNGNLSRASHIDPELFERIQSLLYVRDQGLKLYEDILEEDMLIRSDVSNELKVVSDEIIALKNERSSLLKDLERSEEKTGMLRDKLSMAVKKGKGLVQDRDNLKGLINEKNSEIERLKVDLQKQESAVSEYKDEINRLSSDLESIPKLEGVINEKNSEIDQLKVDLQKQESAVSEYKDEINRLYSDLESIPKLEAVINEKNSEIEQLKVDLQKQESAVSEYKDEINRLSSDLESIPKLEAVINEKNSEIEQLKVDLQKQESVVSEYKDDINRLSTDLESIHKLQADINEKNSEIEQLKVDLQKQESVVSEYKDEINRLSSDLESIPKLEADLLEIKSEKNQFEQFLLESNNMLQRVMECIDGIVLPVDPVFGEPIEKVKWLAGYVSECQDAKVHVEQQLQVVKEEASILEAKLAEAQETVNSHGQRLSTSEGSVSQLAEEKAELECEKEKVAEELQKVKEKVAEACSTSTSLEDALSQAEKDISVLSEEKEQAQVSRVAAETELERVRDEAVNQTRELEEARRTIKDLEVELSQVESKVNLLTEKYNAEQDVKAELESELKKLQDEAENNASKLVGSSATIKSLEDALLKAQDDISILEDANKIAKQEISSLSSKLNSYMDELSGKNGNLENKSIELSGFLNDLQVLMKDATLFLRIKQCFERKCESLKNVDLIVNKVRNHIAVVSKGSEGHLEMEEDPPVRKSISDGLENFEVELDNGEFNGIDIDTLISSFGKIVKGFQLRNKHIADRFDEFSDSIDDFISPLHGKLMETESNIMAIVEHVEVMREKANSVTKLNEEKDSTIAALENDINLLLSACTDSTSELQNEVHHNLGQLGSTFEVEKLNHEADEQVADHKNSKYADASRKLINASGKVQTLIKLFKLKSEQVDAIVRDLQTKLNETTFDFELATEERDLNKDRVLLLESDIQSLQSACRELKDKAEGYHVLEEELKEKEEKISSLHSALLAKEEESSILSASQLSDIFNKIDRIEIPIVESEDDIEPHASDPVKKLFYIIDSVSRLHHQISSLSHDKKEMQSILETKALEIKDLKEEVKQLSRHSEDSKMVKNELSELMSVLEKIIDILGANECVVDRKSKDVRELLPPLEKHIIAILSESENSKSKAQELGIKLVGSQKVIDELTTKVKSLEDLIQDRIAQPEIVQDRSIYEAPSLPAGSEITEVEEGPLGKKALSPVPSAAHVRNMRKGSTDHLALDINVESDPLINSADTNDDKGHVFKSLNTSGFVPKQGKLIADRIDGIWVSGSGVLMSRPRARLGLIGYLLIMHIWLLGTVL, translated from the exons ATGTCTGAGAATAATCACGTAGAAGAGCAGATTCCGGATTCAGATCCTCAATCAAATGGGGTTACCGAATCAAACATTGATACTATTCAAAATCAG GTAAATCATGTTGATATTAAAGATGAAGTTTTGGGAGAAACTGAAGATGGGAAATCTGTAGAGGATACTGCTAGAGATGACATGTTTGTTGATTGCCCCGACGAGTTAATCACATTCGATGGTAAGCTAAAGGAAGAAGAAGCTGTAGCTGctgaaaatgaagatgaaaaggAGGAAGGGGAAAGTCAAATTCTAAATCAACAACAGAGTCAATTTGTTGGATTGGATAATGGCGTAGTGGGGGAGGTGGAACAGCTGCGCCTTAAGTTGGAGAATGCGGTTGCTGAGAAAGATAGTGTTGTGGAGGAATATCAG GATCGTCTATTTGCGAGGGACCGTGAGATAGAGAATCTAAATGCAAAGATTTCCCAATTAATGCTATCCAATGAGAGCTTGCAAGATTCAACAGAAGTTCAGCTTGAAGAGGATAGTGATATTGATAATGTGATAGCTAAGATGATATCTTCGCTTGCAACAGTTATTAATCAAGAGCAAGTACTGGATAACTCTAGAAGTGGAAAAATAGTATATATCGAGGAAAGTACCCGGGTTTTGATCGAAAAGTATAATCTGATTCTTTCTGAAGTTTATCAACTTGGGCAGTCGTGCTCTGAGGTCGGCTTGGATATTAGAGAGCAGGAATATGGGAACATACTCACTGATGCCCGTGGTGGGTTACTGGAGCTCAAGAGGAAGCAAGATGAATTGGTCGAAAAACTGTCGCATTTAGAAGGCGAAAATCAGAAACTGGTAGAAGAGCTTGACAAGGAAAGGGCGGTGATAGGGACATTGAATGCTGAGCTTGGAAATGTAAAAGTAGAACTTGAGCATGAAAAGGTTAAAAGTGGTAATACCAAAGAGAAGCTTAGTATGGCTGTGACAAAAGGAAAGGCCTTGGTACAGCAGCGGGATTCATTAAAGGCATCTTTGGCTGATAAATCCAGCGAGCTTGAAAAAAGTTTAATTGAATTGCAGGAGAAGTCAGCTGCACTAGAAGCTGCTGAATTTATTAAAGAGGAGTTGGCACAGAGTGAAAATATGGTTGCATCCCTGAATAATTCATTACAACAAAATAATGCAATTTTTGAGCAAGTAGAAGAAATATTGTCTCATGCTGAACTTGATCAGCCTGAAATGCTTGATTTTCCAGAGAGATTAAGATGGCTCGTAGATGACAGAAATAAACTTAAGGGTGCCTTCCTGGAATTATGCAAATTGAAGGAATCTCTATCTCTATTGGACCTGCCAGAATCTGTTTCATCATCCGACCTGGAATCACAGATGAACTGGCTTATAGATTCTTTTAGTAAGGCCCGCAATGATATTTATGTTCTACAAGAAGAAATTTCTACAATCAAGGAAGCATCCGTCAACTACATTGACCGTTTGAGTATTTCACTTTTGTTGGAGTCACAGGAAAAAGATTACCTTCAGTCTGAATTAACAGATTTAAGGTTTGAATATGGAGAGTTTGTTGGCAAGAACCATCAGAACTCTTTGGAGAAGGATCAGATAGTGAAAATGTTAGTTGATTTTTCTGGTCTAAACATGGAAGATGAAGGAATTGATCAATTTTCTTCTAACACTTCGATGATCATTGATTTatgctttaaaaaaatgaaaggaaagaATGGTAACCTCTCCAGAGCATCTCATATTGATCCCGAATTGTTTGAAAGGATTCAAAGTCTCCTGTATGTTAGGGATCAAGGCTTAAAGCTCTACGAGGATATACTGGAAGAAGATATGCTAATTAGATCAGACGTGTCAAATGAGTTAAAAGTGGTATCTGACGAAATTATAGCACTGAAAAACGAAAGGAGTTCTCTGCTGAAAGATCTTGAACGATCAGAAGAGAAGACTGGCATGCTTAGGGACAAGTTGTCCATGGCAGTTAAGAAAGGAAAGGGATTGGTTCAAGATAGGGACAATCTAAAAGGTCTTATAAATGAAAAGAACTCGGAGATTGAGCGGTTGAAGGTTGATTTGCAGAAGCAAGAATCTGCAGTTTCTGAATACAAGGATGAGATCAATAGATTGTCCAGTGACTTGGAAAGCATTCCAAAGCTAGAGGGTGTTATAAATGAAAAGAACTCAGAGATTGATCAGTTGAAGGTTGATTTGCAGAAGCAAGAGTCTGCAGTTTCTGAATACAAGGATGAGATCAACAGATTGTATAGTGATTTGGAAAGCATTCCAAAGCTAGAGGCTGTTATAAATGAAAAGAACTCAGAGATTGAGCAGTTGAAGGTTGATTTGCAGAAGCAAGAATCTGCAGTTTCTGAATACAAGGATGAGATCAATAGACTGTCCAGTGATTTGGAAAGCATTCCAAAGCTAGAGGCTGTTATAAATGAAAAGAACTCGGAGATTGAGCAGTTGAAGGTTGATTTGCAGAAGCAAGAATCTGTAGTTTCTGAATACAAGGATGATATCAATAGATTGTCCACTGACTTGGAAAGCATTCATAAGCTACAGGCTGATATAAATGAAAAGAACTCGGAGATTGAGCAGTTGAAGGTTGATTTGCAGAAGCAAGAATCTGTAGTTTCTGAATACAAGGATGAGATCAATAGATTGTCCAGTGATTTGGAAAGCATTCCAAAGCTAGAGGCTGATCTTCTAGAAATAAAAAGTGAAAAGAATCAGTTTGAACAGTTCTTGTTGGAGAGCAATAACATGTTACAGAGAGTGATGGAATGCATTGATGGTATTGTTCTTCCAGTTGATCCAGTTTTTGGCGAACCTATAGAAAAGGTGAAGTGGCTTGCTGGTTATGTCAGTGAATGCCAAGATGCTAAGGTGCATGTAGAGCAACAGTTGCAGGTAGTAAAGGAGGAGGCCAGTATACTTGAAGCTAAATTGGCAGAAGCCCAAGAAACTGTAAATTCCCACGGGCAAAGATTGTCAACTTCAGAGGGCAGTGTTTCTCAACTTGCTGAAGAAAAGGCAGAGTTAGAATGCGAGAAAGAAAAAGTTGCGGAAGAGTTACAGAAAGTTAAAGAAAAAGTTGCTGAAGCTTGCAGTACTAGTACGTCACTTGAAGATGCCTTATCACAAGCAGAAAAAGATATTTCTGTTCTTTCTGAAGAGAAAGAGCAGGCTCAAGTATCTAGAGTTGCTGCAGAGACAGAGTTAGAGAGAGTTAGAGATGAAGCAGTCAACCAGACAAGAGAACTAGAAGAGGCAAGAAGAACCATAAAGGATCTAGAAGTTGAACTATCTCAGGTTGAGAGTAAGGTCAATTTATTGACTGAAAAGTATAATGCTGAGCAAGATGTCAAGGCTGAATTGGAAAGTGAATTGAAGAAGCTGCAAGATGAAGCAGAAAATAATGCTAGCAAGTTGGTAGGTTCCTCTGCAACTATAAAATCACTGGAAGATGCATTGTTGAAGGCCCAAGATGATATTTCTATTCTAGAAGATGCAAATAAAATTGCCAAACAGGAAATATCTTCGCTCAGTTCAAAGTTAAATTCATACATGGATGAGTTATCTGGAAAGAATGGCAACTTGGAGAACAAATCCATAGAGCTCAGTGGCTTCCTTAATGATCTTCAGGTTCTTATGAAAGACGCTACTCTATTTCTCAGGATAAAACAATGTTTTGAGAGGAAATGTGAGAGCCTGAAGAATGTGGATCTCATTGTGAACAAAGTAAGAAACCACATTGCTGTGGTTTCTAAGGGTTCTGAAGGGCACCTTGAGATGGAG GAAGATCCACCTGTGAGAAAATCAATTTCAGACGGCCTTGAAAACTTTGAAGTTGAACTGGACAACGGGGAGTTTAATGGAATTGATATTGACACCTTAATCTCATCATTTGGAAAGATTGTGAAAGGATTTCAGCTGAGAAATAAACATATTGCAGATAGGTTTGATGAATTTTCTGATTCTATTGATGACTTTATTTCTCCTCTCCATGGAAAACTCATGGAAACAGAGTCTAATATAATGGCTATTGTTGAGCACGTGGAAGTTATGAGAGAAAAGGCAAATAGTGTGACAAAGTTGAACGAAGAAAAGGATAGTACCATTGCCGCTTTAGAAAATGATATCAATTTATTGCTGTCTGCATGCACTGATTCTACCAGTGAACTTCAGAATGAAGTTCACCATAATCTTGGGCAACTTGGCTCCACTTTTGAGGTTGAGAAGTTAAACCATGAAGCAGATGAACAAGTAGCAGATCATAAGAACAGCAAATATGCAGATGCATCAAGAAAGTTGATAAATGCTTCTGGCAAAGTTCAAACTTTGATTAAACTATTCAAACTTAAAAGTGAGCAAGTAGATGCAATAGTTAGAGATTTGCAGACCAAATTGAACGAAACAACGTTTGATTTTGAATTGGCTACAGAGGAGAGAGACTTGAATAAAGACAGAGTTTTGCTATTGGAGTCTGATATTCAATCACTCCAAAGTGCATGCAGGGAGCTTAAGGATAAGGCAGAGGGTTATCATGTTCTGGAAGAAGAATTAAAGGAAAAAGAGGAAAAGATTTCATCATTGCACAGTGCTTTGTTGGCAAAAGAAGAAG AAAGCTCCATCCTTTCAGCATCTCAGCTGAGTGATATCTTCAACAAGATAGATAGGATCGAAATCCCTATTGTAGAGTCTGAAGATGATATTGAGCCACATGCTTCAGACCCTGTGAAGAAGCTCTTTTACATTATTGATAGTGTTAGTAGGTTGCATCATCAAATAAGTTCTCTGTCTCACGATAAAAAGGAGATGCAATCAATCCTCGAAACTAAGGCTCTTGAAATTAAGGATCTAAAGGAGGAAGTTAAACAACTCAGTAGACACTCTGAAGACTCAAAAATGGTCAAGAATGAACTGTCTGAACTGATGTCtgttttagaaaaaattatagataTTTTGGGAGCCAATGAATGCGTTGTAGATAGAAAATCTAAAGATGTTAGAGAATTATTGCCACCATTGGAAAAGCATATCATTGCAATTCTTTCAGAATCTGAAAACTCAAAATCCAAGGCCCAGGAGCTTGGTATTAAATTAGTTGGAAGTCAGAAGGTTATTGATGAATTAACAACCAAGGTTAAATCACTTGAAGATTTGATTCAAGATAGGATTGCTCAGCCAGAAATTGTCCAGGACAGGAGCATATATGAAGCACCTTCATTGCCTGCTGGCTCTGAGATAACTGAAGTTGAAGag GGACCTCTTGGCAAGAAAGCATTATCTCCTGTCCCATCGGCTGCTCACGTACGAAATATGCGAAAAGGATCTACTGACCATCTAGCACTTGATATTAACGTGGAGTCTGATCCTTTAATCAACAGTGCTGATACTAATGATGATAAAG GTCATGTATTCAAGTCTCTGAACACTTCTGGATTCGTACCGAAACAAGGAAAGCTCATTGCAGATCGTATTGATGGAATCTG GGTATCTGGTAGCGGGGTTCTCATGAGTCGTCCGAGAGCAAGATTAGGACTCATCGGCTATTTGCTAATCATGCATATATGGCTATTGGGGACAGTATTGTAG
- the LOC123904116 gene encoding myosin-11 isoform X1, translating into MSENNHVEEQIPDSDPQSNGVTESNIDTIQNQQVNHVDIKDEVLGETEDGKSVEDTARDDMFVDCPDELITFDGKLKEEEAVAAENEDEKEEGESQILNQQQSQFVGLDNGVVGEVEQLRLKLENAVAEKDSVVEEYQDRLFARDREIENLNAKISQLMLSNESLQDSTEVQLEEDSDIDNVIAKMISSLATVINQEQVLDNSRSGKIVYIEESTRVLIEKYNLILSEVYQLGQSCSEVGLDIREQEYGNILTDARGGLLELKRKQDELVEKLSHLEGENQKLVEELDKERAVIGTLNAELGNVKVELEHEKVKSGNTKEKLSMAVTKGKALVQQRDSLKASLADKSSELEKSLIELQEKSAALEAAEFIKEELAQSENMVASLNNSLQQNNAIFEQVEEILSHAELDQPEMLDFPERLRWLVDDRNKLKGAFLELCKLKESLSLLDLPESVSSSDLESQMNWLIDSFSKARNDIYVLQEEISTIKEASVNYIDRLSISLLLESQEKDYLQSELTDLRFEYGEFVGKNHQNSLEKDQIVKMLVDFSGLNMEDEGIDQFSSNTSMIIDLCFKKMKGKNGNLSRASHIDPELFERIQSLLYVRDQGLKLYEDILEEDMLIRSDVSNELKVVSDEIIALKNERSSLLKDLERSEEKTGMLRDKLSMAVKKGKGLVQDRDNLKGLINEKNSEIERLKVDLQKQESAVSEYKDEINRLSSDLESIPKLEGVINEKNSEIDQLKVDLQKQESAVSEYKDEINRLYSDLESIPKLEAVINEKNSEIEQLKVDLQKQESAVSEYKDEINRLSSDLESIPKLEAVINEKNSEIEQLKVDLQKQESVVSEYKDDINRLSTDLESIHKLQADINEKNSEIEQLKVDLQKQESVVSEYKDEINRLSSDLESIPKLEADLLEIKSEKNQFEQFLLESNNMLQRVMECIDGIVLPVDPVFGEPIEKVKWLAGYVSECQDAKVHVEQQLQVVKEEASILEAKLAEAQETVNSHGQRLSTSEGSVSQLAEEKAELECEKEKVAEELQKVKEKVAEACSTSTSLEDALSQAEKDISVLSEEKEQAQVSRVAAETELERVRDEAVNQTRELEEARRTIKDLEVELSQVESKVNLLTEKYNAEQDVKAELESELKKLQDEAENNASKLVGSSATIKSLEDALLKAQDDISILEDANKIAKQEISSLSSKLNSYMDELSGKNGNLENKSIELSGFLNDLQVLMKDATLFLRIKQCFERKCESLKNVDLIVNKVRNHIAVVSKGSEGHLEMEEDPPVRKSISDGLENFEVELDNGEFNGIDIDTLISSFGKIVKGFQLRNKHIADRFDEFSDSIDDFISPLHGKLMETESNIMAIVEHVEVMREKANSVTKLNEEKDSTIAALENDINLLLSACTDSTSELQNEVHHNLGQLGSTFEVEKLNHEADEQVADHKNSKYADASRKLINASGKVQTLIKLFKLKSEQVDAIVRDLQTKLNETTFDFELATEERDLNKDRVLLLESDIQSLQSACRELKDKAEGYHVLEEELKEKEEKISSLHSALLAKEEESSILSASQLSDIFNKIDRIEIPIVESEDDIEPHASDPVKKLFYIIDSVSRLHHQISSLSHDKKEMQSILETKALEIKDLKEEVKQLSRHSEDSKMVKNELSELMSVLEKIIDILGANECVVDRKSKDVRELLPPLEKHIIAILSESENSKSKAQELGIKLVGSQKVIDELTTKVKSLEDLIQDRIAQPEIVQDRSIYEAPSLPAGSEITEVEEGPLGKKALSPVPSAAHVRNMRKGSTDHLALDINVESDPLINSADTNDDKGHVFKSLNTSGFVPKQGKLIADRIDGIWVSGSGVLMSRPRARLGLIGYLLIMHIWLLGTVL; encoded by the exons ATGTCTGAGAATAATCACGTAGAAGAGCAGATTCCGGATTCAGATCCTCAATCAAATGGGGTTACCGAATCAAACATTGATACTATTCAAAATCAG CAGGTAAATCATGTTGATATTAAAGATGAAGTTTTGGGAGAAACTGAAGATGGGAAATCTGTAGAGGATACTGCTAGAGATGACATGTTTGTTGATTGCCCCGACGAGTTAATCACATTCGATGGTAAGCTAAAGGAAGAAGAAGCTGTAGCTGctgaaaatgaagatgaaaaggAGGAAGGGGAAAGTCAAATTCTAAATCAACAACAGAGTCAATTTGTTGGATTGGATAATGGCGTAGTGGGGGAGGTGGAACAGCTGCGCCTTAAGTTGGAGAATGCGGTTGCTGAGAAAGATAGTGTTGTGGAGGAATATCAG GATCGTCTATTTGCGAGGGACCGTGAGATAGAGAATCTAAATGCAAAGATTTCCCAATTAATGCTATCCAATGAGAGCTTGCAAGATTCAACAGAAGTTCAGCTTGAAGAGGATAGTGATATTGATAATGTGATAGCTAAGATGATATCTTCGCTTGCAACAGTTATTAATCAAGAGCAAGTACTGGATAACTCTAGAAGTGGAAAAATAGTATATATCGAGGAAAGTACCCGGGTTTTGATCGAAAAGTATAATCTGATTCTTTCTGAAGTTTATCAACTTGGGCAGTCGTGCTCTGAGGTCGGCTTGGATATTAGAGAGCAGGAATATGGGAACATACTCACTGATGCCCGTGGTGGGTTACTGGAGCTCAAGAGGAAGCAAGATGAATTGGTCGAAAAACTGTCGCATTTAGAAGGCGAAAATCAGAAACTGGTAGAAGAGCTTGACAAGGAAAGGGCGGTGATAGGGACATTGAATGCTGAGCTTGGAAATGTAAAAGTAGAACTTGAGCATGAAAAGGTTAAAAGTGGTAATACCAAAGAGAAGCTTAGTATGGCTGTGACAAAAGGAAAGGCCTTGGTACAGCAGCGGGATTCATTAAAGGCATCTTTGGCTGATAAATCCAGCGAGCTTGAAAAAAGTTTAATTGAATTGCAGGAGAAGTCAGCTGCACTAGAAGCTGCTGAATTTATTAAAGAGGAGTTGGCACAGAGTGAAAATATGGTTGCATCCCTGAATAATTCATTACAACAAAATAATGCAATTTTTGAGCAAGTAGAAGAAATATTGTCTCATGCTGAACTTGATCAGCCTGAAATGCTTGATTTTCCAGAGAGATTAAGATGGCTCGTAGATGACAGAAATAAACTTAAGGGTGCCTTCCTGGAATTATGCAAATTGAAGGAATCTCTATCTCTATTGGACCTGCCAGAATCTGTTTCATCATCCGACCTGGAATCACAGATGAACTGGCTTATAGATTCTTTTAGTAAGGCCCGCAATGATATTTATGTTCTACAAGAAGAAATTTCTACAATCAAGGAAGCATCCGTCAACTACATTGACCGTTTGAGTATTTCACTTTTGTTGGAGTCACAGGAAAAAGATTACCTTCAGTCTGAATTAACAGATTTAAGGTTTGAATATGGAGAGTTTGTTGGCAAGAACCATCAGAACTCTTTGGAGAAGGATCAGATAGTGAAAATGTTAGTTGATTTTTCTGGTCTAAACATGGAAGATGAAGGAATTGATCAATTTTCTTCTAACACTTCGATGATCATTGATTTatgctttaaaaaaatgaaaggaaagaATGGTAACCTCTCCAGAGCATCTCATATTGATCCCGAATTGTTTGAAAGGATTCAAAGTCTCCTGTATGTTAGGGATCAAGGCTTAAAGCTCTACGAGGATATACTGGAAGAAGATATGCTAATTAGATCAGACGTGTCAAATGAGTTAAAAGTGGTATCTGACGAAATTATAGCACTGAAAAACGAAAGGAGTTCTCTGCTGAAAGATCTTGAACGATCAGAAGAGAAGACTGGCATGCTTAGGGACAAGTTGTCCATGGCAGTTAAGAAAGGAAAGGGATTGGTTCAAGATAGGGACAATCTAAAAGGTCTTATAAATGAAAAGAACTCGGAGATTGAGCGGTTGAAGGTTGATTTGCAGAAGCAAGAATCTGCAGTTTCTGAATACAAGGATGAGATCAATAGATTGTCCAGTGACTTGGAAAGCATTCCAAAGCTAGAGGGTGTTATAAATGAAAAGAACTCAGAGATTGATCAGTTGAAGGTTGATTTGCAGAAGCAAGAGTCTGCAGTTTCTGAATACAAGGATGAGATCAACAGATTGTATAGTGATTTGGAAAGCATTCCAAAGCTAGAGGCTGTTATAAATGAAAAGAACTCAGAGATTGAGCAGTTGAAGGTTGATTTGCAGAAGCAAGAATCTGCAGTTTCTGAATACAAGGATGAGATCAATAGACTGTCCAGTGATTTGGAAAGCATTCCAAAGCTAGAGGCTGTTATAAATGAAAAGAACTCGGAGATTGAGCAGTTGAAGGTTGATTTGCAGAAGCAAGAATCTGTAGTTTCTGAATACAAGGATGATATCAATAGATTGTCCACTGACTTGGAAAGCATTCATAAGCTACAGGCTGATATAAATGAAAAGAACTCGGAGATTGAGCAGTTGAAGGTTGATTTGCAGAAGCAAGAATCTGTAGTTTCTGAATACAAGGATGAGATCAATAGATTGTCCAGTGATTTGGAAAGCATTCCAAAGCTAGAGGCTGATCTTCTAGAAATAAAAAGTGAAAAGAATCAGTTTGAACAGTTCTTGTTGGAGAGCAATAACATGTTACAGAGAGTGATGGAATGCATTGATGGTATTGTTCTTCCAGTTGATCCAGTTTTTGGCGAACCTATAGAAAAGGTGAAGTGGCTTGCTGGTTATGTCAGTGAATGCCAAGATGCTAAGGTGCATGTAGAGCAACAGTTGCAGGTAGTAAAGGAGGAGGCCAGTATACTTGAAGCTAAATTGGCAGAAGCCCAAGAAACTGTAAATTCCCACGGGCAAAGATTGTCAACTTCAGAGGGCAGTGTTTCTCAACTTGCTGAAGAAAAGGCAGAGTTAGAATGCGAGAAAGAAAAAGTTGCGGAAGAGTTACAGAAAGTTAAAGAAAAAGTTGCTGAAGCTTGCAGTACTAGTACGTCACTTGAAGATGCCTTATCACAAGCAGAAAAAGATATTTCTGTTCTTTCTGAAGAGAAAGAGCAGGCTCAAGTATCTAGAGTTGCTGCAGAGACAGAGTTAGAGAGAGTTAGAGATGAAGCAGTCAACCAGACAAGAGAACTAGAAGAGGCAAGAAGAACCATAAAGGATCTAGAAGTTGAACTATCTCAGGTTGAGAGTAAGGTCAATTTATTGACTGAAAAGTATAATGCTGAGCAAGATGTCAAGGCTGAATTGGAAAGTGAATTGAAGAAGCTGCAAGATGAAGCAGAAAATAATGCTAGCAAGTTGGTAGGTTCCTCTGCAACTATAAAATCACTGGAAGATGCATTGTTGAAGGCCCAAGATGATATTTCTATTCTAGAAGATGCAAATAAAATTGCCAAACAGGAAATATCTTCGCTCAGTTCAAAGTTAAATTCATACATGGATGAGTTATCTGGAAAGAATGGCAACTTGGAGAACAAATCCATAGAGCTCAGTGGCTTCCTTAATGATCTTCAGGTTCTTATGAAAGACGCTACTCTATTTCTCAGGATAAAACAATGTTTTGAGAGGAAATGTGAGAGCCTGAAGAATGTGGATCTCATTGTGAACAAAGTAAGAAACCACATTGCTGTGGTTTCTAAGGGTTCTGAAGGGCACCTTGAGATGGAG GAAGATCCACCTGTGAGAAAATCAATTTCAGACGGCCTTGAAAACTTTGAAGTTGAACTGGACAACGGGGAGTTTAATGGAATTGATATTGACACCTTAATCTCATCATTTGGAAAGATTGTGAAAGGATTTCAGCTGAGAAATAAACATATTGCAGATAGGTTTGATGAATTTTCTGATTCTATTGATGACTTTATTTCTCCTCTCCATGGAAAACTCATGGAAACAGAGTCTAATATAATGGCTATTGTTGAGCACGTGGAAGTTATGAGAGAAAAGGCAAATAGTGTGACAAAGTTGAACGAAGAAAAGGATAGTACCATTGCCGCTTTAGAAAATGATATCAATTTATTGCTGTCTGCATGCACTGATTCTACCAGTGAACTTCAGAATGAAGTTCACCATAATCTTGGGCAACTTGGCTCCACTTTTGAGGTTGAGAAGTTAAACCATGAAGCAGATGAACAAGTAGCAGATCATAAGAACAGCAAATATGCAGATGCATCAAGAAAGTTGATAAATGCTTCTGGCAAAGTTCAAACTTTGATTAAACTATTCAAACTTAAAAGTGAGCAAGTAGATGCAATAGTTAGAGATTTGCAGACCAAATTGAACGAAACAACGTTTGATTTTGAATTGGCTACAGAGGAGAGAGACTTGAATAAAGACAGAGTTTTGCTATTGGAGTCTGATATTCAATCACTCCAAAGTGCATGCAGGGAGCTTAAGGATAAGGCAGAGGGTTATCATGTTCTGGAAGAAGAATTAAAGGAAAAAGAGGAAAAGATTTCATCATTGCACAGTGCTTTGTTGGCAAAAGAAGAAG AAAGCTCCATCCTTTCAGCATCTCAGCTGAGTGATATCTTCAACAAGATAGATAGGATCGAAATCCCTATTGTAGAGTCTGAAGATGATATTGAGCCACATGCTTCAGACCCTGTGAAGAAGCTCTTTTACATTATTGATAGTGTTAGTAGGTTGCATCATCAAATAAGTTCTCTGTCTCACGATAAAAAGGAGATGCAATCAATCCTCGAAACTAAGGCTCTTGAAATTAAGGATCTAAAGGAGGAAGTTAAACAACTCAGTAGACACTCTGAAGACTCAAAAATGGTCAAGAATGAACTGTCTGAACTGATGTCtgttttagaaaaaattatagataTTTTGGGAGCCAATGAATGCGTTGTAGATAGAAAATCTAAAGATGTTAGAGAATTATTGCCACCATTGGAAAAGCATATCATTGCAATTCTTTCAGAATCTGAAAACTCAAAATCCAAGGCCCAGGAGCTTGGTATTAAATTAGTTGGAAGTCAGAAGGTTATTGATGAATTAACAACCAAGGTTAAATCACTTGAAGATTTGATTCAAGATAGGATTGCTCAGCCAGAAATTGTCCAGGACAGGAGCATATATGAAGCACCTTCATTGCCTGCTGGCTCTGAGATAACTGAAGTTGAAGag GGACCTCTTGGCAAGAAAGCATTATCTCCTGTCCCATCGGCTGCTCACGTACGAAATATGCGAAAAGGATCTACTGACCATCTAGCACTTGATATTAACGTGGAGTCTGATCCTTTAATCAACAGTGCTGATACTAATGATGATAAAG GTCATGTATTCAAGTCTCTGAACACTTCTGGATTCGTACCGAAACAAGGAAAGCTCATTGCAGATCGTATTGATGGAATCTG GGTATCTGGTAGCGGGGTTCTCATGAGTCGTCCGAGAGCAAGATTAGGACTCATCGGCTATTTGCTAATCATGCATATATGGCTATTGGGGACAGTATTGTAG